GTGTATATGTGTATGTATTTGTGAATGTTAGATAGTAATAGTGATGAATATATAGTATATATATATATATAACATGTGTAATAATTGAATAATAGGTGGTAGGAGTGAATAAGAATAAGAGGGATCTAGCAATGAAAGAGAGATTAATATAGATAGTATATATAGATAAGATAGTATATAAGTATATCTTATCTAACAAGATAGATGGCATTTGTTCATGATCAATGGTATTCATCTATCTCACTCCTTACTATTTCATAGTGAGTAAGTGAACACTGAATACTCAAACTTACAACTAGTGAGAATACACCTAGTGAGAGACTCTCATACATACAAATATATTGGTATTGATATAGACCAAGAATTAGATATATATCTGGATATATATATATTGAATATACATAATATATATATAATATATTATATAGATATATCAGTGAAAGTGTAGTAATAGTAGTTCCTTCAAATACAGAGAAAGAAATATAGTAATGGGTATGTCCTATGAACATTGTGAAATGCATAGGATATAGATAGATGCAGTAAATAAGTAGTTATAGAGAATAATAACACTGAAGAAAAACACTCATGAATATACTAGAGTAAGTAAGTATAATATAATATACTTAGTTAGTAGAATAGGAGGATAAGGTGTCAGATCACCCATCAAATACGTATTCATTCATTATACTTATAATAAAATGAATTCATATTCATAGAAATATTAGAATCATTTCTAATTATTCTTGAATAGAATATATATATATATTCTCAACACTGAATCTAAATACCCTTATTATTTACTTCACTAACCAATCCCATTCATACCACACTACTACTCTTTGACTACTAAACACAGAACTAGATAAAAAATATCTACTTATACTTACCCACTACTAACAATACCACCACATACCATTTATTTTTATATAAATAAATATATATTTATCACTATCTATGATACACAGATAAGTGGTAACATCTATTCTAACATAGTTTCATACCATCAGTGATACTTGCACCAACCGCCTAATTATATACTATAGAAATTATACCTTACTACTTAACACCTAGATTCACACTTAACCTAGATTAGATATCTTATTTTAAATAAGTGCAAAAGAGACAAATAGAAGAATTTATTTTTCCCCTTTCCCTTCATTGAGCATTAAAGATAAATTCTTCTATTTGTCTCTTTTGCACTTATTTAAAAATAAGATATCTAATCTAGGTTAAGTGTGAATCTAGGTGTTAAGTAAGTAAGGTATAATTTTATAGTATATATTAGGCGGTTGGTGCAAGTATCACTGATGGTATGAAAACTATGTTAGAATAGATAGGTACCACTTATCTGTGTATCATAGATAGTGATAAATATATATTTATTTATATAAAAATAAATGGTATGTGGTGGTATTTGTTAGTAGGGTAAGTATAAGTAGGATATTTTTATCTAGTTCTGTGTTAGTAGTCAAAGAGTAGTAAGTGTGGTATGAATGGATTGGTTAGTGAAAGTAAATAATAAGGGTATTTAGATTCAGTGTTGAGAAGAATATATAATTATCTATTCAGAATAATTAGAATGATTCTAATATTTCTATGAATATGAATTCATTTTATTATAAGTATAATGAATGAATACGTATTTGATGGGTGATCTGACACCTTATCCTCCTATTCTACTAACTAAGTATATTATATTACTTACTTACTCTAGTATTCATGAGTGTTGTTCTTTCAGTGTTATTATTCTCTATAACTATCTATATTACATGCATCTATCTATATCTCTATGCATCACAAATGTTCATAGGACATACCCATTACTATATTCTTTCTCTGTATTTGAAGGAACTACTATTACTACACTTTCACTGATATTATCTATATAATTAATTATATATATATTATGTATATTCATATATATATTATCCAGATATATATCTAATTCATGGTCTATATCAATACCAATATATTTGTATGTATGAGAGTCTCTCACTAGGTGTATTCTCACTAAGTTGTAAGTTTGAGTATTCAGTGTTCACTTACTCACTAGAAATAGTAGGAGTGAGATAGATGTAATACCATTGATCATGAACAAATGCCATCTATCTTGTTAGATAAGATATACTTATATACTATCTTATCTATAGATACTATCTATATATAATCTCTCTTTCATTGCTAGATCCTCTTATTCTATTATTCACTCCTACCACCTATCTATTCAATTATTACACATGTTATATATATATATAACTATATATTCATCACTATTACTATCTAACATTCACAAATACATACACATATACACCCTTACAAAACCACTCTCCTACGATTCTACTACAAAACTCACCATTCCAATCCTTATTCTACATTTATTTATACTTTCACTACTACTAGTAGCCCTACCCATTCTCTTACCATTACTATCATTCACCCTTATCACTATCACCAAAGCTTACACTCAGTTATCTCTAACATATTCACAGTTATATAATACTACTACTACTCATATATTTATACTTGCTTACTCTAATACTTATTCTTACTATATAAGTATACTACTATTTGTACTATTTATAATATTCCGTTATACTAATATTATACACTTACATACTACGCTGAATAGGTTAATGGTAAACCATACAATTCATACTTGTGAATAGAGGGTTCGATTCCCTCTTTCAGCTATAGTTATATTATTCACTATATTACCACTATTCTCTATTCTACACCACACATACACAAACCTACCCATATCTATTCACCAGACCCAAACAAAAAACCACATCACCATTAGTTTATATAATATAAGTGTGTCGATATTACACTCACTCTTACAAAAACCAAAACTATATCTTCATCTTCTCTTACCATACTCACTACTACTTCTTACCAAATATATATATACTATCTTACCTATTACTCATCACTACTACTACTATATATATACCAACTTACAATCAAAATACACCACTATCTTAGATAGATATATATCTTACATCTTACATACACAATTATTACCTACTTACTTACACTGAAAATAGAACCCACCTATCTATTCACTTATTTCATCATACAATTGTATGAATACACATATCCTTACTTTCATACAGTATATACTATACCTTACCATTACTACTTTATCATTACTATTTTATCATTACTACTTCATCATTACTACTTTATCATTACTACTTTATCATTACTACTTTATCATATAGTGAACATACCATATGTATATGTACATACATATATACATACATACAATCATACATACAATCATACACAATCATACATACAATCATTAGTATTGATTACTACTCACATATTTATATAAATAATATATAGCATAATATATATATATATATATATATGCTAATACTTATATTTCTTATTATTCTCTATCCCTCCATCTTAGACATAGGTCGATATTATTATTAGATTATCATGAATATAGTAAGCAGTAGACTATATTTATAGTTAAATACTATGAATAGTATTATGTTGTATATATGTATGTACACTATATCATATACATATGTATGTGTGTATATATACAGTATACAATATATATATATATTACTATTAATATTAACATATTGTATACATGTTATGTATATTGTAATAGATAATATCTGTATATTATATAAATAGATAAAGATATATATATATAATATATATACTGATACTATGCAATAATGTATGTAATATAATAGGTGGGTATAATATATATATATATATATATATATATATATGGGAAAATATAAATCAAGAGAATGATATAGTATGTATACATATGTATACATAATGTGTATGGTGTACACATAATAGATACATCTATATATGAATATATGGTAATATATGTTGGTATGTACATATGTGTATGTGATAGTAATGTGGTGTAACTATAGTTTAGTAGTGAATATAGAGTATTCACTCATTTGAGATATATGAGTGTATATATACTCATAACTGAGTAAATAATAGTGATTGTAAGTAGAAGGAATGAATGATAAATCTAAATGATAGAGTGAAGATGGTATATTTCTTCATTGAGAAAATATGAAATATATAATGAATAAGAAAGAATATATATAGAATTCTTTTTTTATATAAATATATATATATTTTGTATATACAATATATAGTAGGGAATGGGAATGTAATATTCCCTTTTTAGAAGTATATATTCCCTACTATGACCTATTCAAATATAGACTTAATAACTATTATGGATAAGTAGTGTAATAGAGATTAAGAGAATAGGATCATGAATGAAACCATAAGAGCGAATAGTCCAGTAGCCTCTGAAAGAGCGAATCCAAGAACAGCATATTGGAATAGTTGATTTTTAACGCTAGGGTTTCGAGATGTACCTTGGATAAGAGCGTAGAATACAATACCTACACCAATACCAGCACCAGCAAGAGCAAGAGTAGCAATACCAGCACCAATGTATTTAGCAGCACCAAGCATAAGTAAGTAGATAGAAAGAATTATAGAAATAGAGACAAGTGGTTGATTCTATAATAAGGGTAAACATGTGGTGGTTTTTTGTGTGTATTTTTGTGTTGTAATAACACTGATATATATATATATGTTTTGTTTGTGAAAGAGTAAGATAATTTTATTATCTGTTTTTTATTTTTATATTTCTGATGAAATATGAATATATATATGATCATATCATCACCTATATGTATAGATGATATGTAGAGGTATATGATGTAGGTCTATGAAGATATATATATATATCTAAGAATATATTAGTAAGTGTAGTGTAATATGAATATAAATATTAGGGTGGTTTTTTTGTGTTGTAAGTAGTAGGGTAGGTTTAGTGGGGTAATAAAGGATATTGATTGGTAATGTATTTTTGAATGATGGAAAGGATTGAATGGGAAGTAATAGAATGGTAAGAATATAGGGGTTACTCTAATGGGGTTTTTAGGGTAATGGATTTTTTGTATATAGTAATGTAAGCATGTTGAAATTGGTAGACAAGCTATTCTTAGGAAATAGTAGTGTAAAACTGTGTGGGTTCAAGTCCCACTGCTTACATACAATTCTATATATATATAATAGATACTAAAGGGAATATATTACCAGTGGGACATAGTTGAATTTTCATTCAACAAGTCCCACTGCTTACAAGAATCTATTTTCAACTTGAATAAGAAAGTAAAAAGTGATTTTTTCCAGTGGGACATAGTTAAAAAGGAAGTTTTTAACAAGTCCCACTGCTTACAAGAATTTATATATATATATATATACCTAAATAAATTCAAGCCAGTGGGACATAGTTGAAATTTTTCATTTCAACAAGTCCCACTGCTTACAAAGAATTCTATATATATATAGAATATATACTAAAGGGAGTTTTTTCCAGTGGGACATAGTTAAAAGGAAGTTTTAACAAGTCCCACTGCTTACATATGTGAAAGTAAGATAAATATTTGTATACTGTAACTACAATAGCCAGTGGGACATAGTTGAAATATTTTTTTATGGATGGTAGAATAATAGGTAGCATCTTTAGCTAAATTGGTGAAAGC
This sequence is a window from Malassezia restricta mitochondrion, complete genome. Protein-coding genes within it:
- the atp9a gene encoding ATP synthase subunit 9 yields the protein MLGAAKYIGAGIATLALAGAGIGVGIVFYALIQGTSRNPSVKNQLFQYAVLGFALSEATGLFALMVSFMILFS